The proteins below are encoded in one region of Paralysiella testudinis:
- the hisH gene encoding imidazole glycerol phosphate synthase subunit HisH, translating to MNIAIVDYGMGNLHSVLKSVQAARDLVASAAQITLTDRPEVVWAADKIVFPGQGAMPDCMAALQRSGLGEAVADGLKNKPFFGICVGAQLLFEHSEEGDTPGLGWFGGEVKRFVPPAADAEGRHLKVPHMGWNTVRQTQPHPLFAGVAQDARFYFVHSYYFAPKNPDIVLGSSEYPNEFACIVGRDNVFATQFHAEKSHDAGLKLLENFIRWDGTV from the coding sequence ATGAATATCGCCATTGTCGACTACGGTATGGGCAATTTGCACTCGGTGTTGAAGTCGGTGCAGGCCGCCCGCGATTTGGTCGCCAGCGCCGCACAAATCACACTCACCGACCGCCCCGAAGTGGTGTGGGCGGCGGATAAAATCGTTTTCCCCGGCCAAGGCGCTATGCCCGACTGTATGGCGGCCTTGCAGCGCAGCGGTTTGGGCGAAGCGGTGGCCGATGGCTTAAAAAACAAGCCTTTCTTCGGTATTTGTGTGGGTGCGCAATTGCTGTTTGAACACAGCGAAGAAGGCGATACGCCCGGTTTGGGCTGGTTTGGCGGCGAAGTCAAACGCTTTGTACCGCCCGCAGCCGATGCCGAAGGCCGCCACCTTAAAGTGCCGCACATGGGCTGGAACACCGTGCGCCAAACGCAGCCACATCCGCTGTTTGCCGGCGTGGCGCAGGATGCGCGGTTCTATTTTGTGCACAGCTATTATTTCGCACCAAAAAATCCCGATATTGTATTGGGCAGCAGCGAATATCCCAATGAATTTGCCTGTATTGTGGGCCGTGATAACGTGTTTGCCACCCAGTTTCACGCCGAAAAAAGCCACGATGCGGGCTTGAAACTGCTGGAAAACTTTATCCGTTGGGACGGAACAGTATAA
- the hisF gene encoding imidazole glycerol phosphate synthase subunit HisF, translated as MALAKRIIPCLDVDNGRVVKGINFLALRDAGNPVEVAKRYNDEGADEITFLDITASSDNRDTLLHVIEDVASQVFIPLTVGGGVRSVADVRRLLNAGADKVGINTAAITNPDLVNEASGFFGNQAIVVAIDAKAVNADNSRWEVFTHGGRRPTGIDAVAWGQNMAARGAGEILLTSMDRDGTKAGFNLALTRAVSDAVAIPVIASGGVGNAQHLVEGVLQGHADAVLAASIFHFGEVRIADAKAAMRAAGIEVRL; from the coding sequence ATGGCATTGGCCAAACGCATTATTCCCTGCCTCGACGTCGACAATGGCCGCGTGGTGAAAGGCATTAACTTTTTGGCGCTGCGCGATGCGGGCAACCCGGTGGAAGTGGCCAAGCGCTACAATGACGAAGGGGCCGACGAAATCACCTTTTTGGACATCACCGCCAGCAGCGATAATCGCGACACCTTGCTGCACGTGATTGAAGATGTGGCCAGCCAAGTGTTTATCCCGCTCACCGTCGGCGGCGGTGTGCGCAGCGTGGCCGATGTACGCCGCCTGCTCAATGCCGGTGCCGATAAAGTGGGCATAAATACCGCCGCCATCACCAATCCGGACTTGGTCAACGAAGCCAGCGGTTTTTTCGGCAATCAGGCGATTGTGGTGGCGATTGATGCCAAGGCGGTAAACGCAGACAACAGCCGCTGGGAAGTGTTTACCCACGGCGGGCGCCGCCCCACCGGCATTGATGCGGTGGCGTGGGGGCAAAATATGGCCGCACGCGGTGCCGGTGAAATTTTGCTCACCAGCATGGACAGAGACGGCACCAAGGCCGGTTTTAATTTGGCGCTTACCCGAGCGGTTAGCGATGCGGTCGCCATTCCGGTGATTGCTTCCGGCGGCGTGGGCAATGCGCAGCATTTGGTGGAAGGTGTGTTGCAAGGCCATGCCGATGCGGTGCTGGCGGCCAGTATTTTTCATTTCGGCGAAGTGCGCATTGCCGACGCCAAGGCGGCGATGCGCGCCGCCGGTATTGAAGTGCGCTTATAA
- the hisA gene encoding 1-(5-phosphoribosyl)-5-[(5-phosphoribosylamino)methylideneamino]imidazole-4-carboxamide isomerase: protein MLLIPAIDLKAGQCVRLKQGLMDQATVFSDSPAEMAVHWRNQGARRLHLVDLDGAFAGKPKNFGAIKEILAEVSADMPVQLGGGIRDLDTVEKYLDLGLQYVIIGTAAVKTPQFLHDACDAFPGQIIVGLDAKDGQVAIDGWAKITKYHVIELAQRFADYGVDSIIYTDIGRDGMMNGVNIEATVKLAEAVRVPVIASGGLTDMNDVKALCEVADSGIMGAITGRAIYEGSIDFQAAQQQADQWVSGQAG, encoded by the coding sequence ATGTTACTGATACCCGCCATCGATTTAAAAGCAGGCCAATGTGTGCGCCTGAAGCAAGGCCTGATGGATCAGGCCACCGTGTTTTCCGACAGCCCCGCCGAAATGGCCGTGCACTGGCGCAATCAAGGCGCCCGCCGCCTGCATTTGGTGGATTTGGACGGTGCATTTGCCGGTAAGCCGAAAAATTTTGGCGCCATCAAAGAGATTTTGGCCGAAGTATCGGCCGATATGCCGGTGCAATTGGGTGGCGGCATCCGTGATTTGGATACCGTCGAAAAATACCTCGACTTGGGGCTGCAATACGTGATTATCGGCACTGCGGCGGTGAAAACACCGCAATTTCTGCACGATGCCTGCGATGCCTTTCCCGGCCAAATTATTGTGGGGCTGGATGCCAAAGACGGCCAAGTGGCGATTGACGGCTGGGCCAAAATCACCAAATACCATGTAATCGAGCTGGCGCAACGCTTTGCCGATTATGGTGTGGACAGCATTATCTACACCGACATCGGCCGCGACGGCATGATGAACGGCGTGAATATCGAGGCCACGGTAAAATTGGCCGAAGCCGTGCGCGTGCCGGTGATTGCCTCCGGCGGCCTCACCGACATGAACGACGTTAAAGCCCTGTGCGAAGTGGCCGACAGCGGCATTATGGGCGCCATTACCGGACGTGCCATTTACGAAGGCAGTATTGACTTTCAGGCAGCTCAACAACAGGCTGACCAATGGGTCAGCGGTCAGGCCGGATAA